ATCTCGCCCATCGTCGAGAGCATTTCGGCGCGCAGGTCGCTCTCGGAGTCGACAGGCGGAACCGGGAAATAGCCGCCCTTCACCACCGGGCGGTGGCCCATGTTGCCTTCCGGGTAGTCTTTCAGCGAGGAGCCGGGGCCTTCGATGCTGTCGAGTTGGTAGGTGCCGAAATTGCCGCCGGTGCCGAAGCGCACGGAGTCGAAGATGAAGAACTCGGCTTCCGCGCCAAACAGGATGGAGTCACCGACGCCCGAAGCGCGGACATAGGCTTCGACCTTCTTGGCGGTCGAGCGCGGGTCGCGCGAGTAGGGCAGGCCCGTCGAAGGCTCCAGGATGTCGCAGAAAATGACCATGCTCGGCTTCGCCGCGAACGGGTCCATCACCGCGGTTTCAGGATCCGGCATCAGGATCATGTCGCTCTCGTTGATGACCTTCCAGCCGGCGATCGAGGAACCGTCGAACATGATGCCGTCACGGAACGCGTCCTCGCCCATCGTCGAGATGTGCTGGGCGGTGTGATGCCACTTGCCGCGCGGGTCGGTGAACCGCAGGTCGACATACTCGACCCCGTTCTCCTTCATCATGGCCATCACCTTGCTGATCGCATCGCCGCTACCGGCGGGCTTCTTCGCCATTGTCGTCCTCACTGCTGGTCATTGTGCGGGCCCGCCCCATGCGGTTCCGCTCTCGTTGGGTTTGAAGGAAGGTTTGAAAGAGTCAGATCGCCGCTTCGCCCTTTTCGCCGGTGCGGATGCGGATGACTTCCTCGATCGTCGAGACGAAAATCTTGCCGTCACCGATGCGGCCCGTGCGCGCGGCATTGGTGATGGCCTCGATCGCGCGTTCGGCAACGGCATCCTCGCAGATCACCTCGATCTTCACCTTCGGCAGGAAATCCACAACATATTCGGCACCGCGATAGAGTTCGGTGTGGCCCTTCTGCCGCCCGAATCCCTTCGCCTCCATCACCGTGATGCCCTGAAGCCCGACCTCGTGCAAGGCTTCCTTGACCTCGTCCAGCTTGAACGGCTTGATGATCGCTTCGATTTTCTTCATCCGGTTCACGCCCGATCCGAGACGGGCACCCTCCTTGTTGCGGTTTATCCCGGCGAGCAGATGCGCGCACCGGCCATCCCGGCCGGCACGAAATTTTGATGCATGCACCGTGCCAATATCGCTTGGCCATTGCTGCACGTGCATTGCCTACCGGGGCGGCAGAAGTCGTGCCTAAGGAAACAGCAATTACTGCCCACGAATCAAGCCCGGTCCGCTAAACCCCTTGCCCTTCCGCCCGGCGTCGCGATAGTGCGGAGGCCCAGTCGTACGGAGTGAGACGCGTGAAGTTGCCCAACCAGCTGCTCGACAATATCGGCACGACCATCTTCACCATCATGTCCGCGCTCGCGGTCGAGCATGGGGCGATCAATCTCGGCCAGGGATTTCCCGATACTGATGGCCCGGCAGACGTGATCGAGGCCGCTGCCGCGGCGCTGCGTGACGGGCGCAACCAGTATCCGCCGCTGACCGGCGTGGCCGAACTGCGCGAAGCGGTGGCGGCGGCGAACAGGCGTTTCTATGGAATCGAGGCCGATCCGGCGCGCGAGGTGGTGGTGACCTCCGGCGCGACCGAAGCGATTACCGCAAGCCTGCTCGCTCTGCTCGATCCCGGTGATGAGGTCGTGCTGATCGAACCGCTCTACGATACCTATCTGCCGGTGGTGCAACTGGTGGGGGCGACGGCCAGGCTCGTGCGGCTCAACCCGCCGGACTGGGCGCTGCCGCGGGCCGAACTGGCGGCCGCGTTCGGGCCGAAGACAAAGCTGCTGCTGCTCAATTCGCCGATGAACCCGACGGGCAAGGTATTCACCCGCGAAGAGCTCGGCTTCATCGCCGATCTTCTCGTCAAGCATGACTGCTATGCGGTTTGCGATGAAGTTTACGAGCATCTCGTTTTCGACGGACTGCAGCATATCCCGCTGATGAGCCTGCCCGGCCTGCGCGAGCGCTGCGTGCGCATCGGCAGCGCCGGCAAGACGTTCAGCCTGACGGGCTGGAAGATTGGCTATGTCACCGCGCCGGCGCGGCTGGCGGGGGTGATCGCGCGGGCGCACCAGAACCTTACCTTCACCACGCCGCCCAACCTGCAGCGCGCGGTGGCGGTGGGGCTCGCCAAGGACGATGCCTATTTCGCCTCGCTCGCGTCCGATCTCGCGGCGAAGCGCGACCGGCTTTCGGAAGGATTGCGGCGGATCGGCTTCGGCGTGCTGCCGAGCCACGGCTCCTATTTCGTCACGGCCGATTTCGCGCCGCTCGGTTTCAACGGCGACGATGCCGATTTCTGCCGGCACATCACCGAACACGCGAAGGTGGCTGCCATTCCGGTTTCCGCGTTCTATCCGGGCGAGGCGCCACGGCATTACGCGCGGTTCGCCTTCTGCAAGCGCGAGGCGGTGCTGGATGAGGCCGTGGAACGGCTCGCGGCCCATTTTGCGGCACGACGGGCGGCCGAATAGCGCGCTTGCCTGCGCTCGGCACCTGGCGCACGATAGGGTGATGCAGGACGATACGCTTCGCCTCTCCGTCATCCAGATGACGCCGGGCGCCGACAAGGGCGCCAATATCGCCCAGGCGCGAGGGCTGATCGACGCGGCCGTTGCCGCCGACCGGCCTGACCTCGTGTCGTTGCCGGAGGTCTGGAGTTGCCTTGGTGGCGACCGGGCGGCCAAGACAGAGGCCGCCGAGGTGCTTCCCGCGGCGGGATCGGGCGAGACGGGCGGCGACGCCTATGAATTCCTGCGCGAGACCGCCAGGCGTCACCGCATTCATGTCCATGGCGGTTCGATTGGCGAGCAGGGTGGCGACCGGCTTTACAACACGACCCTTGTATTCGACCCGGACGGGCGGGAAATCGCGCGTTACCGCAAGATTCACCTGTTCGACATCACGACGCCGGACGGGCAGGGCTATCGCGAGAGCGCGACCTATGGCGCTGGTGATGCGGTGGTCACATGCCGCATCGGCGGGCTCACCGTCGGCCTGTCGATCTGTTACGATATGCGCTTTCCTGAACTTTATCTCGCCCTGCGCCGTGCTGGGGCGGATCTGATCATGGTGCCGGCGGCTTTCACCTTGCAGACCGGCAAGGATCACTGGGACGTTCTGCTCCGTGCCCGCGCCATCGAGACCCAGTGCTGGATCGCGGCGGCGGCCTGCGTCGGCCCCCATCGCGACGGCCGCGGCGAGACACGGTTCACCTATGGCAATTCGCTGATCGCCGATCCTTGGGGCAGCATCGTCGCCCGCGTTTCCGACGGACCCGGTTTCGCCACCGCGCGGATCGATCCCGCCCGGGGTGCGAAAGTGCGGCGCGACATGCCGGTTCTCGAACACCGCAAGCTCGCTTGACCCATATTCATTTCACCGCAGCCTCGACCGAACAGGCCCAGGACGCGCGGGAGCGGCTGGTCGCGTTATACGGCGATTCCGGCCCTGAGGCGGCCGAAGTGGTCGTCGCGCTTGGCGGGGACGGGCTGATGCTCGAGACCATTCACCGGATGATCGACCGCGAACTGCCGGTCTATGGCATGAATTGCGGCTCGGTCGGCTTCCTGATGAACGATTTCGCCGAGGCCGACCTGCCGGCGCGCATTGCGCGCGCGCAGAGCAACGACATCCATCCGTTGCGGATGCATGCCGTGACCTCGACCGGCGCCGTCGAGGAAGCGCTCGCCTTCAACGAGGTGAGCCTGCTGCGCCAGTTGCGCCAGGCGGCGAAGATCCGGATCTCGATCGATGGCAGGGTGCGCCTCGCGGAACTGATCTGCGATGGCGTGCTGGTCTCTACCCCGGCGGGTTCGACCGCCTATAATCTTTCCGCCCACGGGCCGATCGTGCCGCTCACCGCCAATCTGCTGCCGCTCACACCGATTTCGGCCTTCCGGCCGCGCCGGTGGCGAGGGGCGCTGCTGCCGTCGAACAGCGAGATCCTGTTCGAGATTCTCGAATCGGAAAAGCGGCCGGTGGCCGCCGTGGCCGACTTCACCGAGGTGCGGCGGGTCATATCAGTGGCGGCGAGCGAGGATCGCTCTGTCTGCGCAAGGATCCTCTCCGATCCGGATCGGGCCCTGTCGGAACGGATCATCCGCGAACAATTCACCGTCTGATCGTCGGGTCCCGGGCCGAGGGAACCAGCGTGCCGAGTTCACGCGAATTGGGGCACCCCTCGTGCAGCATTCGCCATGATCGGTGTCGGCTATGGCGAAATCAAGGCAGTAATTGGACAATGGTGTCAAATTGATAGGCTTTATCGTAATCAAATTTTAAGTAGAACTAAAAGGCGGTCAGTCATACCTCATCTCGGCAGGCAAGTTATTGTTGTATTGCCGAAAGGAGAATTCCATGCCGCTTTACGGAAAGAGGATTCTGTTCATGCGTAATCCAGGCTGCCGGCTTGTGGCCATTGCAGGTCTTGCCGCCGCAGGGGTAACGCTGGCCGGCTGCGGCGGTCCACCTCCGGTTCGGTCCACGACCACGACCACCGAACAGACCACGACAGCACCGCCATCGCCGATGGCGCCGCCCGGCGCGGCGACGACCACGACAATAAGGCGGTCCGTTACGACGACTCATGAATGACCGCCTCACGCGGCGGCACGGCCGTCGCGCCGGCGCTCAACGGCTGACGTTGATTCGTGCCCGCTGCATGGCGGCCTGGATGTGTTCGGACTTCGCGGCGGTGTAGCCGTTCCGGTCGTCGCGGAAGCGGATCGCAAGATCGCGCTTCAGAGTTTCGTAGGCGACGCGCTCGGCGGCATCCGCGCGCAGCAGGTCACGGAAGACGAGGGTATCCCACATGGCGCCATCGAGGAGAGCCATGTGCAGGTGGTGTGTTCGCCGAACGGCGGCGGGCGGCAGACCCTTGATGAACATGATCCGGTCGGTGAAGGGATTGCCGGTCCAGATCGTGTAACCGTGGGGTGCGAGCAGGGGAGACGCGATGGTCCTCGCCTCTTCGACATCCCGAACGCCGGCGAGGATGTCGATGACTGGTTTCGCGGCGATACCGGGCACCGCGGTGCTGCCGATATGCTCCATGCGCACGATGAATCCGGGAGGCAGCACCCTTTTCAGCAGTCGGGCCTCGGTCTCGAACATGCCGGGCCAGGCCGGATCGTATTCGGCCATTTCGACATGATCCATGCGCCGAGGCCCGGCGGTGGTTCAGGCCAGGAGGTGCG
This genomic interval from Acidiphilium multivorum AIU301 contains the following:
- a CDS encoding P-II family nitrogen regulator, with the protein product MKKIEAIIKPFKLDEVKEALHEVGLQGITVMEAKGFGRQKGHTELYRGAEYVVDFLPKVKIEVICEDAVAERAIEAITNAARTGRIGDGKIFVSTIEEVIRIRTGEKGEAAI
- a CDS encoding aminotransferase, whose amino-acid sequence is MKLPNQLLDNIGTTIFTIMSALAVEHGAINLGQGFPDTDGPADVIEAAAAALRDGRNQYPPLTGVAELREAVAAANRRFYGIEADPAREVVVTSGATEAITASLLALLDPGDEVVLIEPLYDTYLPVVQLVGATARLVRLNPPDWALPRAELAAAFGPKTKLLLLNSPMNPTGKVFTREELGFIADLLVKHDCYAVCDEVYEHLVFDGLQHIPLMSLPGLRERCVRIGSAGKTFSLTGWKIGYVTAPARLAGVIARAHQNLTFTTPPNLQRAVAVGLAKDDAYFASLASDLAAKRDRLSEGLRRIGFGVLPSHGSYFVTADFAPLGFNGDDADFCRHITEHAKVAAIPVSAFYPGEAPRHYARFAFCKREAVLDEAVERLAAHFAARRAAE
- a CDS encoding carbon-nitrogen hydrolase family protein encodes the protein MMQDDTLRLSVIQMTPGADKGANIAQARGLIDAAVAADRPDLVSLPEVWSCLGGDRAAKTEAAEVLPAAGSGETGGDAYEFLRETARRHRIHVHGGSIGEQGGDRLYNTTLVFDPDGREIARYRKIHLFDITTPDGQGYRESATYGAGDAVVTCRIGGLTVGLSICYDMRFPELYLALRRAGADLIMVPAAFTLQTGKDHWDVLLRARAIETQCWIAAAACVGPHRDGRGETRFTYGNSLIADPWGSIVARVSDGPGFATARIDPARGAKVRRDMPVLEHRKLA
- a CDS encoding NAD kinase — protein: MTHIHFTAASTEQAQDARERLVALYGDSGPEAAEVVVALGGDGLMLETIHRMIDRELPVYGMNCGSVGFLMNDFAEADLPARIARAQSNDIHPLRMHAVTSTGAVEEALAFNEVSLLRQLRQAAKIRISIDGRVRLAELICDGVLVSTPAGSTAYNLSAHGPIVPLTANLLPLTPISAFRPRRWRGALLPSNSEILFEILESEKRPVAAVADFTEVRRVISVAASEDRSVCARILSDPDRALSERIIREQFTV
- a CDS encoding GrpB family protein — protein: MDHVEMAEYDPAWPGMFETEARLLKRVLPPGFIVRMEHIGSTAVPGIAAKPVIDILAGVRDVEEARTIASPLLAPHGYTIWTGNPFTDRIMFIKGLPPAAVRRTHHLHMALLDGAMWDTLVFRDLLRADAAERVAYETLKRDLAIRFRDDRNGYTAAKSEHIQAAMQRARINVSR